The Maniola hyperantus chromosome 2, iAphHyp1.2, whole genome shotgun sequence genome includes a region encoding these proteins:
- the LOC117994140 gene encoding facilitated trehalose transporter Tret1-like isoform X1, with protein MSAPVLLVVNLFDHSLFYLFKCANNFGGNEQSRVQPDEERLYRSSRGPKYARVPSRPMLSASTTCTSLATSCGSQGTLAPNYATIPEIVSTESSSEDEQDSFEKTRRHFQQLRQISLGNEFKYKMEMETKSAKEENIRNSVPFVKQLSTESNKVKADATQPYGPTTQRLYLWTQIFAAFAVSMGSLIVGFTSGYTSPALISMNATLSITKDESSWVGGLMPLAALVGGIAGGPLIEYGGRRLTIMCISIPFFMGWMLIANAATVTLVFAGRALCGICVGVGSLAFPVYVGETIQPEVRGALGLLPTAFGNIGILLAFFAGNFLNWSNLAFLGAALPVPVFFLMIIAPETPRWYVSKGRADDARKSLQWLRGKNVDTEKEMTDLMRSQAESDLTKGSNTLGQLFSKKYLPAVLISLGLMIFQQLSGINAVIFYASELFIMAGSTLDKGMCSIIIGVVNFVSTFIATAIIDRLGRKMLLYISSISMITTLTVLGSYLYIKDMKVDVSSYGWLPLACLMIYVLGFSIGFGPIPWLMLGEILPSRIRGTAASLATGLNFTCTFIITTSFHKTVQLINMSGTMWLYSVICIIGLLFVIFFVPETKGKSLEEIEKKLTGGSRRVRSISSNKPTINGC; from the exons ATGTCTGCTCCAGTATTGCTTGTAGTGAACTTATTTGACCACTCCTtgttctatttatttaaatgtgcTAATAACTTT GGTGGGAACGAACAAAGTCGCGTGCAACCCGACGAGGAACGGTTGTACCGTTCGTCGCGAGGTCCTAAGTACGCTCGAGTTCCATCACGGCCGATGCTTTCCGCATCGACGACCTGCACGTCCCTCGCAACATCCTGTGGTTCCCAAGGGACTCTTGCGCCCAACTACGCCACTATCCCTGAGATTGTATCTACTGAAAGCAGCAGTGAGGACGAACAAGATTCTTTCGAAAAAACTCGCCGGCATTTCCAACAACTACGCCAAATCAGTCTAGGGAacgaatttaaatataaaatggaGATGGAGACCAAGAGTGCCAAGGAAGAAAATATACGCAATTCCGTGCCGTTTGTAAAACAACTAAGCACGGAAAGTAATAAAGTTAAAGCAGATGCTACTCAACCATACGGACCTACTACTCAGCGTCTATATCTGTGGACTCAG ATTTTTGCAGCATTTGCTGTTTCAATGGGATCTCTTATTGTTGGATTCACGTCAGGCTACACATCTCCCGCACTCATTAGCATGAATGCAACGTTGTCTATTACAAAAGATGAG AGTAGCTGGGTCGGAGGGCTGATGCCTTTGGCTGCCCTGGTGGGTGGCATCGCTGGTGGTCCTTTAATAGAATACGGCGGACGAAGGTTAACGATTATGTGCATATCAATACCATTTTTCATGGGCTGGATGCTGATTGCAAATGCAGCTACCGTCACATTGGTGTTTGCCGGAAGAGCTCTCTGTGGTATTTGCGTCGGAGTAGGAAGCCTCGCTTTTCCAGTTTATGTTGGAGAAACAATACAACCTGAAGTACGTGGCGCATTAGGACTTTTACCAACAGCGTTCGGTAATATTGGAATTCTACTCGCATTTTTTGCTGGAAATTTTCTGAACTGGTCAAACTTAGCTTTTCTCGGGGCAGCATTGCCAGTtccagtattttttttaatgataatagCCCCTGAGACACCAAGATGGTATGTTTCAAAAGGCCGTGCTGATGACGCCCGAAAATCTCTACAATGGTTACGAGGAAAGAATGTGGATACTGAAAAGGAAATGACAGACCTCATGCGGTCGCAAGCTGAATCGGATCTTACAAAAGGAAGCAATACACTTGGTCAGCTATTTTCAAAGAAATACCTACCGGCTGTGTTAATATCACTAGGTCTTATGATATTCCAACAGTTGAGTGGTATCAACGCCGTAATTTTTTATGCATCTGAACTTTTCATAATGGCCGGCAGTACCTTAGACAAGGGCATGTGTAGTATCATAATTGGTGTAGTTAACTTTGTGTCTACATTTATTGCAACTGCCATTATTGACCGTTTAGGAAGAAAAATGCTACTTTATATTTCATCTATTTCAATGATTACAACTTTAACTGTGCTAGGATCCTATCTATATATTAAAGATATGAAGGTCGATGTTAGTAGCTACGGATGGTTGCCACTGGCCTGTCTGATGATATATGTACTGGGTTTCTCTATCGGCTTTGGTCCTATTCCGTGGCTGATGTTAGGTGAAATCTTACCGTCCAGAATTCGCGGGACAGCTGCATCACTGGCTACCGGCCTAAACTTTACATGCACATTCATAATTACTACATCATTCCACAAAACTGTACAACTGATTAACATGTCCGGAACGATGTGGTTATATTCTGTAATTTGTATAATTGGACTACTCTTCGTGATATTTTTCGTGCCTGAAACTAAGGGCAAGAGCTTAGAGGAAATTGAAAAGAAATTGACGGGTGGTTCGCGGAGAGTTCGTAGCATCAGCAGCAATAAGCCAACCATCAATGGCTGTTAG
- the LOC117994140 gene encoding facilitated trehalose transporter Tret1-like isoform X4, translated as MSAPVLLVVNLFDHSLFYLFKCANNFVGNLVEITGGNEQSRVQPDEERLYRSSRGPKYARVPSRPMLSASTTCTSLATSCGSQGTLAPNYATIPEIVSTESSSEDEQDSFEKTRRHFQQLRQISLGNEFKYKMEMETKSAKEENIRNSVPFVKQLSTESNKVKADATQPYGPTTQRLYLWTQIFAAFAVSMGSLIVGFTSGYTSPALISMNATLSITKDESSWVGGLMPLAALVGGIAGGPLIEYGGRRLTIMCISIPFFMGWMLIANAATVTLVFAGRALCGICVGVGSLAFPVYVGETIQPEVRGALGLLPTAFGNIGILLAFFAGNFLNWSNLAFLGAALPVPVFFLMIIAPETPRWYVSKGRADDARKSLQWLRGKNVDTEKEMTDLMRSQAESDLTKGSNTLGQLFSKKYLPAVLISLGLMIFQQLSGINAVIFYASELFIMAGSTLDKGMCSIIIGVVNFVSTFIATAIIDRLGRKMLLYISSISMITTLTVLGSYLYIKDMKVDVSSYGWLPLACLMIYVLGFSIGFGPIPWLMLGEILPSRIRGTAASLATGLNFTCTFIITTSFHKTVQLINMSGTMWLYSVICIIGLLFVIFFVPETKGKSLEEIEKKLTGGSRRVRSISSNKPTINGC; from the exons ATGTCTGCTCCAGTATTGCTTGTAGTGAACTTATTTGACCACTCCTtgttctatttatttaaatgtgcTAATAACTTTGTGGGTAATTTGGTTGAAATAACT GGTGGGAACGAACAAAGTCGCGTGCAACCCGACGAGGAACGGTTGTACCGTTCGTCGCGAGGTCCTAAGTACGCTCGAGTTCCATCACGGCCGATGCTTTCCGCATCGACGACCTGCACGTCCCTCGCAACATCCTGTGGTTCCCAAGGGACTCTTGCGCCCAACTACGCCACTATCCCTGAGATTGTATCTACTGAAAGCAGCAGTGAGGACGAACAAGATTCTTTCGAAAAAACTCGCCGGCATTTCCAACAACTACGCCAAATCAGTCTAGGGAacgaatttaaatataaaatggaGATGGAGACCAAGAGTGCCAAGGAAGAAAATATACGCAATTCCGTGCCGTTTGTAAAACAACTAAGCACGGAAAGTAATAAAGTTAAAGCAGATGCTACTCAACCATACGGACCTACTACTCAGCGTCTATATCTGTGGACTCAG ATTTTTGCAGCATTTGCTGTTTCAATGGGATCTCTTATTGTTGGATTCACGTCAGGCTACACATCTCCCGCACTCATTAGCATGAATGCAACGTTGTCTATTACAAAAGATGAG AGTAGCTGGGTCGGAGGGCTGATGCCTTTGGCTGCCCTGGTGGGTGGCATCGCTGGTGGTCCTTTAATAGAATACGGCGGACGAAGGTTAACGATTATGTGCATATCAATACCATTTTTCATGGGCTGGATGCTGATTGCAAATGCAGCTACCGTCACATTGGTGTTTGCCGGAAGAGCTCTCTGTGGTATTTGCGTCGGAGTAGGAAGCCTCGCTTTTCCAGTTTATGTTGGAGAAACAATACAACCTGAAGTACGTGGCGCATTAGGACTTTTACCAACAGCGTTCGGTAATATTGGAATTCTACTCGCATTTTTTGCTGGAAATTTTCTGAACTGGTCAAACTTAGCTTTTCTCGGGGCAGCATTGCCAGTtccagtattttttttaatgataatagCCCCTGAGACACCAAGATGGTATGTTTCAAAAGGCCGTGCTGATGACGCCCGAAAATCTCTACAATGGTTACGAGGAAAGAATGTGGATACTGAAAAGGAAATGACAGACCTCATGCGGTCGCAAGCTGAATCGGATCTTACAAAAGGAAGCAATACACTTGGTCAGCTATTTTCAAAGAAATACCTACCGGCTGTGTTAATATCACTAGGTCTTATGATATTCCAACAGTTGAGTGGTATCAACGCCGTAATTTTTTATGCATCTGAACTTTTCATAATGGCCGGCAGTACCTTAGACAAGGGCATGTGTAGTATCATAATTGGTGTAGTTAACTTTGTGTCTACATTTATTGCAACTGCCATTATTGACCGTTTAGGAAGAAAAATGCTACTTTATATTTCATCTATTTCAATGATTACAACTTTAACTGTGCTAGGATCCTATCTATATATTAAAGATATGAAGGTCGATGTTAGTAGCTACGGATGGTTGCCACTGGCCTGTCTGATGATATATGTACTGGGTTTCTCTATCGGCTTTGGTCCTATTCCGTGGCTGATGTTAGGTGAAATCTTACCGTCCAGAATTCGCGGGACAGCTGCATCACTGGCTACCGGCCTAAACTTTACATGCACATTCATAATTACTACATCATTCCACAAAACTGTACAACTGATTAACATGTCCGGAACGATGTGGTTATATTCTGTAATTTGTATAATTGGACTACTCTTCGTGATATTTTTCGTGCCTGAAACTAAGGGCAAGAGCTTAGAGGAAATTGAAAAGAAATTGACGGGTGGTTCGCGGAGAGTTCGTAGCATCAGCAGCAATAAGCCAACCATCAATGGCTGTTAG
- the LOC117994140 gene encoding facilitated trehalose transporter Tret1-like isoform X2, translating into MSFNKNNPNAMGKIMGYLKQLSTEMGGNEQSRVQPDEERLYRSSRGPKYARVPSRPMLSASTTCTSLATSCGSQGTLAPNYATIPEIVSTESSSEDEQDSFEKTRRHFQQLRQISLGNEFKYKMEMETKSAKEENIRNSVPFVKQLSTESNKVKADATQPYGPTTQRLYLWTQIFAAFAVSMGSLIVGFTSGYTSPALISMNATLSITKDESSWVGGLMPLAALVGGIAGGPLIEYGGRRLTIMCISIPFFMGWMLIANAATVTLVFAGRALCGICVGVGSLAFPVYVGETIQPEVRGALGLLPTAFGNIGILLAFFAGNFLNWSNLAFLGAALPVPVFFLMIIAPETPRWYVSKGRADDARKSLQWLRGKNVDTEKEMTDLMRSQAESDLTKGSNTLGQLFSKKYLPAVLISLGLMIFQQLSGINAVIFYASELFIMAGSTLDKGMCSIIIGVVNFVSTFIATAIIDRLGRKMLLYISSISMITTLTVLGSYLYIKDMKVDVSSYGWLPLACLMIYVLGFSIGFGPIPWLMLGEILPSRIRGTAASLATGLNFTCTFIITTSFHKTVQLINMSGTMWLYSVICIIGLLFVIFFVPETKGKSLEEIEKKLTGGSRRVRSISSNKPTINGC; encoded by the exons GGTGGGAACGAACAAAGTCGCGTGCAACCCGACGAGGAACGGTTGTACCGTTCGTCGCGAGGTCCTAAGTACGCTCGAGTTCCATCACGGCCGATGCTTTCCGCATCGACGACCTGCACGTCCCTCGCAACATCCTGTGGTTCCCAAGGGACTCTTGCGCCCAACTACGCCACTATCCCTGAGATTGTATCTACTGAAAGCAGCAGTGAGGACGAACAAGATTCTTTCGAAAAAACTCGCCGGCATTTCCAACAACTACGCCAAATCAGTCTAGGGAacgaatttaaatataaaatggaGATGGAGACCAAGAGTGCCAAGGAAGAAAATATACGCAATTCCGTGCCGTTTGTAAAACAACTAAGCACGGAAAGTAATAAAGTTAAAGCAGATGCTACTCAACCATACGGACCTACTACTCAGCGTCTATATCTGTGGACTCAG ATTTTTGCAGCATTTGCTGTTTCAATGGGATCTCTTATTGTTGGATTCACGTCAGGCTACACATCTCCCGCACTCATTAGCATGAATGCAACGTTGTCTATTACAAAAGATGAG AGTAGCTGGGTCGGAGGGCTGATGCCTTTGGCTGCCCTGGTGGGTGGCATCGCTGGTGGTCCTTTAATAGAATACGGCGGACGAAGGTTAACGATTATGTGCATATCAATACCATTTTTCATGGGCTGGATGCTGATTGCAAATGCAGCTACCGTCACATTGGTGTTTGCCGGAAGAGCTCTCTGTGGTATTTGCGTCGGAGTAGGAAGCCTCGCTTTTCCAGTTTATGTTGGAGAAACAATACAACCTGAAGTACGTGGCGCATTAGGACTTTTACCAACAGCGTTCGGTAATATTGGAATTCTACTCGCATTTTTTGCTGGAAATTTTCTGAACTGGTCAAACTTAGCTTTTCTCGGGGCAGCATTGCCAGTtccagtattttttttaatgataatagCCCCTGAGACACCAAGATGGTATGTTTCAAAAGGCCGTGCTGATGACGCCCGAAAATCTCTACAATGGTTACGAGGAAAGAATGTGGATACTGAAAAGGAAATGACAGACCTCATGCGGTCGCAAGCTGAATCGGATCTTACAAAAGGAAGCAATACACTTGGTCAGCTATTTTCAAAGAAATACCTACCGGCTGTGTTAATATCACTAGGTCTTATGATATTCCAACAGTTGAGTGGTATCAACGCCGTAATTTTTTATGCATCTGAACTTTTCATAATGGCCGGCAGTACCTTAGACAAGGGCATGTGTAGTATCATAATTGGTGTAGTTAACTTTGTGTCTACATTTATTGCAACTGCCATTATTGACCGTTTAGGAAGAAAAATGCTACTTTATATTTCATCTATTTCAATGATTACAACTTTAACTGTGCTAGGATCCTATCTATATATTAAAGATATGAAGGTCGATGTTAGTAGCTACGGATGGTTGCCACTGGCCTGTCTGATGATATATGTACTGGGTTTCTCTATCGGCTTTGGTCCTATTCCGTGGCTGATGTTAGGTGAAATCTTACCGTCCAGAATTCGCGGGACAGCTGCATCACTGGCTACCGGCCTAAACTTTACATGCACATTCATAATTACTACATCATTCCACAAAACTGTACAACTGATTAACATGTCCGGAACGATGTGGTTATATTCTGTAATTTGTATAATTGGACTACTCTTCGTGATATTTTTCGTGCCTGAAACTAAGGGCAAGAGCTTAGAGGAAATTGAAAAGAAATTGACGGGTGGTTCGCGGAGAGTTCGTAGCATCAGCAGCAATAAGCCAACCATCAATGGCTGTTAG
- the LOC117994140 gene encoding facilitated trehalose transporter Tret1-like isoform X3 yields MLSASTTCTSLATSCGSQGTLAPNYATIPEIVSTESSSEDEQDSFEKTRRHFQQLRQISLGNEFKYKMEMETKSAKEENIRNSVPFVKQLSTESNKVKADATQPYGPTTQRLYLWTQIFAAFAVSMGSLIVGFTSGYTSPALISMNATLSITKDESSWVGGLMPLAALVGGIAGGPLIEYGGRRLTIMCISIPFFMGWMLIANAATVTLVFAGRALCGICVGVGSLAFPVYVGETIQPEVRGALGLLPTAFGNIGILLAFFAGNFLNWSNLAFLGAALPVPVFFLMIIAPETPRWYVSKGRADDARKSLQWLRGKNVDTEKEMTDLMRSQAESDLTKGSNTLGQLFSKKYLPAVLISLGLMIFQQLSGINAVIFYASELFIMAGSTLDKGMCSIIIGVVNFVSTFIATAIIDRLGRKMLLYISSISMITTLTVLGSYLYIKDMKVDVSSYGWLPLACLMIYVLGFSIGFGPIPWLMLGEILPSRIRGTAASLATGLNFTCTFIITTSFHKTVQLINMSGTMWLYSVICIIGLLFVIFFVPETKGKSLEEIEKKLTGGSRRVRSISSNKPTINGC; encoded by the exons ATGCTTTCCGCATCGACGACCTGCACGTCCCTCGCAACATCCTGTGGTTCCCAAGGGACTCTTGCGCCCAACTACGCCACTATCCCTGAGATTGTATCTACTGAAAGCAGCAGTGAGGACGAACAAGATTCTTTCGAAAAAACTCGCCGGCATTTCCAACAACTACGCCAAATCAGTCTAGGGAacgaatttaaatataaaatggaGATGGAGACCAAGAGTGCCAAGGAAGAAAATATACGCAATTCCGTGCCGTTTGTAAAACAACTAAGCACGGAAAGTAATAAAGTTAAAGCAGATGCTACTCAACCATACGGACCTACTACTCAGCGTCTATATCTGTGGACTCAG ATTTTTGCAGCATTTGCTGTTTCAATGGGATCTCTTATTGTTGGATTCACGTCAGGCTACACATCTCCCGCACTCATTAGCATGAATGCAACGTTGTCTATTACAAAAGATGAG AGTAGCTGGGTCGGAGGGCTGATGCCTTTGGCTGCCCTGGTGGGTGGCATCGCTGGTGGTCCTTTAATAGAATACGGCGGACGAAGGTTAACGATTATGTGCATATCAATACCATTTTTCATGGGCTGGATGCTGATTGCAAATGCAGCTACCGTCACATTGGTGTTTGCCGGAAGAGCTCTCTGTGGTATTTGCGTCGGAGTAGGAAGCCTCGCTTTTCCAGTTTATGTTGGAGAAACAATACAACCTGAAGTACGTGGCGCATTAGGACTTTTACCAACAGCGTTCGGTAATATTGGAATTCTACTCGCATTTTTTGCTGGAAATTTTCTGAACTGGTCAAACTTAGCTTTTCTCGGGGCAGCATTGCCAGTtccagtattttttttaatgataatagCCCCTGAGACACCAAGATGGTATGTTTCAAAAGGCCGTGCTGATGACGCCCGAAAATCTCTACAATGGTTACGAGGAAAGAATGTGGATACTGAAAAGGAAATGACAGACCTCATGCGGTCGCAAGCTGAATCGGATCTTACAAAAGGAAGCAATACACTTGGTCAGCTATTTTCAAAGAAATACCTACCGGCTGTGTTAATATCACTAGGTCTTATGATATTCCAACAGTTGAGTGGTATCAACGCCGTAATTTTTTATGCATCTGAACTTTTCATAATGGCCGGCAGTACCTTAGACAAGGGCATGTGTAGTATCATAATTGGTGTAGTTAACTTTGTGTCTACATTTATTGCAACTGCCATTATTGACCGTTTAGGAAGAAAAATGCTACTTTATATTTCATCTATTTCAATGATTACAACTTTAACTGTGCTAGGATCCTATCTATATATTAAAGATATGAAGGTCGATGTTAGTAGCTACGGATGGTTGCCACTGGCCTGTCTGATGATATATGTACTGGGTTTCTCTATCGGCTTTGGTCCTATTCCGTGGCTGATGTTAGGTGAAATCTTACCGTCCAGAATTCGCGGGACAGCTGCATCACTGGCTACCGGCCTAAACTTTACATGCACATTCATAATTACTACATCATTCCACAAAACTGTACAACTGATTAACATGTCCGGAACGATGTGGTTATATTCTGTAATTTGTATAATTGGACTACTCTTCGTGATATTTTTCGTGCCTGAAACTAAGGGCAAGAGCTTAGAGGAAATTGAAAAGAAATTGACGGGTGGTTCGCGGAGAGTTCGTAGCATCAGCAGCAATAAGCCAACCATCAATGGCTGTTAG